The Deltaproteobacteria bacterium genome window below encodes:
- the hemW gene encoding radical SAM family heme chaperone HemW, with amino-acid sequence MLFGVYFHIPYCIQRCTYCDFATYEQSQILPPDSYTQLVIKEIALKKRLFLGGSTTREINTTYFGGGTPSLFSIENIVLLLEALSREGFYRSPDAELTIEINPGTVNERKLNQYLELGFNRFSLGAQTFNQNHLKRVHREHSVEQTLESLDLFRRYKLNFNFDILFGLPFQNVEELKEDILRAVCLGSTHISPYYLTVPEGHPLSKNRPPEDAQISMFETIDRELTHSGYFRYELSNYAKPGFESKHNMLYWTDQEYAGFGLSSHSYVKQSFENSTPWGSRFWNPNNIKIYENEIREQSSQNDFCFISPKELPKKYFEVLAENQSLTDFCHTSLRIARGIDLSQLEAKFSNTFYQQALSSFRKLTAGGLLIETPMGFSLSNNGKMISNFVFQKLTF; translated from the coding sequence ATGTTGTTCGGTGTCTATTTTCATATTCCCTATTGTATTCAACGCTGCACCTATTGCGATTTTGCGACCTACGAACAATCACAAATACTGCCACCAGATAGTTACACCCAGCTAGTGATTAAAGAAATCGCTTTGAAAAAAAGGTTATTCCTTGGCGGCTCAACGACTCGAGAAATAAACACAACCTATTTTGGCGGCGGCACTCCAAGTCTTTTTTCCATTGAAAATATTGTACTCCTATTGGAAGCCTTATCAAGGGAAGGATTTTATCGCAGTCCAGATGCAGAACTCACCATTGAAATAAATCCTGGAACCGTGAATGAGCGAAAATTAAATCAGTATCTAGAGTTGGGTTTTAATCGATTCAGCCTTGGTGCTCAAACCTTTAATCAAAATCATCTAAAAAGAGTCCATCGCGAACACTCTGTAGAACAGACCTTGGAATCCTTGGATCTTTTTAGGCGCTACAAGTTAAATTTTAACTTCGATATTTTATTTGGTCTTCCTTTTCAAAATGTCGAAGAATTAAAAGAGGACATTCTTCGAGCTGTTTGTCTGGGGTCTACTCATATAAGTCCTTATTACCTGACCGTTCCGGAGGGACATCCTTTGTCTAAAAACCGCCCCCCCGAAGACGCGCAAATTTCCATGTTCGAGACTATTGATCGCGAACTAACTCATAGTGGGTATTTTCGATATGAACTTTCAAATTATGCAAAACCAGGTTTTGAGTCCAAACACAATATGTTATATTGGACGGATCAAGAATATGCTGGATTTGGACTTTCAAGTCATTCTTATGTTAAACAATCTTTTGAAAATAGCACCCCCTGGGGATCAAGGTTTTGGAACCCAAATAATATAAAAATTTATGAGAATGAAATTAGGGAACAAAGCTCTCAAAATGATTTTTGTTTTATCTCGCCAAAGGAGTTGCCAAAAAAATATTTCGAGGTTCTTGCTGAGAACCAGTCCTTAACAGATTTTTGTCATACATCGTTAAGAATTGCCAGAGGTATTGATTTGTCACAATTGGAAGCAAAGTTTTCAAATACTTTCTATCAACAGGCTCTATCTTCCTTTAGAAAGCTTACCGCCGGTGGTCTTTTGATTGAGACACCTATGGGTTTTTCCCTCTCAAATAATGGAAAAATGATCAGTAATTTTGTTTTTCAAAAATTGACTTTTTAA
- a CDS encoding penicillin-binding protein activator, producing the protein MFNFRWLWPVFFLVGCASPIRKTHSVNHVPSEKTIERSSEKKPISNSSMQAGSPHGVQQPQQTKTTPLPNDDFNYSQLVRAGSFLEAFNLSSALALSTGDPAKIENYKQKSIELINEKLTSEELHHVSRTSDYGYFRSYSLFRLGNKEMQVNPEESKKFYHSVIELMPDGELAEKSKTILNDMEISRRVSPQTIGVVLPLTGKNAAIGQRLLRGVQLGLGTHQSFSKFKIAIVDSEGRADTARIGVERLIKEDNVIAIIGGALNKTVQSELIVANEFNVPFIYLSQKQGINEIHPTSIRNSLTPEMQVRQIVRTAMLDLNMKNFAILYPNDPYGIEYTNAFWDEVLAQGGHIVSAQTYNPKENDFRPMVQRLVGTYYIEARKEEYLQKLKLFKQNLKTKNSRENVNVDDILPAIQDFDAIFIPDQARVIAQIGAFLSYSGIKDTTILSTNLLNIPGISKKFINFNFPVLFVDSFISDGPNQIASDFAKDYESIFNEKPSQIEISAYDSGLILRQLILKGSDTREDLGLKLTQLKSFPASYGQLNVTSTKEVLKPLITLTLKKGEVSIFKN; encoded by the coding sequence ATGTTTAATTTTCGATGGCTATGGCCTGTGTTTTTTTTAGTTGGCTGTGCCTCTCCGATAAGAAAAACTCACTCAGTAAATCATGTCCCTTCAGAGAAAACCATCGAAAGATCTTCAGAAAAAAAACCGATTTCTAATTCAAGCATGCAAGCAGGAAGTCCCCATGGAGTGCAACAACCGCAACAAACAAAGACGACACCTCTTCCAAATGATGATTTTAATTATTCCCAATTGGTTAGAGCTGGTTCATTTTTAGAAGCCTTTAATCTGAGCTCGGCTTTGGCCCTTTCAACTGGAGATCCTGCCAAAATTGAAAATTACAAACAAAAATCCATTGAGCTAATAAATGAAAAACTAACATCTGAAGAGCTGCACCATGTCTCTAGAACTTCTGATTACGGTTATTTTAGAAGCTATTCTTTATTTCGCCTTGGAAACAAAGAAATGCAAGTTAACCCAGAGGAAAGTAAAAAGTTCTATCACTCAGTCATTGAACTCATGCCTGATGGTGAATTAGCAGAAAAATCTAAAACCATTCTCAATGATATGGAGATAAGCCGGCGCGTCTCTCCACAAACAATAGGGGTTGTATTGCCATTAACTGGAAAAAATGCAGCTATTGGCCAGCGCCTTCTTCGCGGGGTTCAGTTAGGTCTAGGAACCCATCAATCTTTTTCAAAATTCAAAATTGCAATTGTTGATAGTGAAGGCCGCGCCGATACGGCAAGAATCGGGGTTGAGCGTTTGATTAAAGAAGATAATGTGATTGCTATTATTGGTGGAGCACTTAATAAAACCGTTCAGTCAGAGCTTATAGTTGCTAATGAATTCAATGTACCTTTTATTTATTTGTCACAAAAACAAGGGATCAATGAAATTCATCCTACCTCCATCAGAAATTCCTTAACTCCAGAAATGCAAGTCAGACAAATTGTGAGAACGGCAATGCTTGATTTGAATATGAAAAATTTTGCAATTCTTTACCCGAATGATCCTTATGGAATTGAATACACTAATGCCTTCTGGGACGAGGTTTTGGCTCAAGGTGGTCACATTGTTTCTGCACAAACTTACAATCCTAAGGAAAATGATTTCAGGCCCATGGTCCAACGGCTCGTTGGCACCTATTATATAGAAGCAAGAAAAGAAGAGTACTTGCAAAAATTGAAACTTTTTAAACAAAATTTGAAAACCAAAAACTCTAGAGAAAACGTCAACGTTGACGATATCCTTCCTGCTATTCAAGATTTTGATGCTATTTTTATACCGGATCAAGCCCGTGTGATTGCTCAAATCGGTGCTTTCTTAAGTTACTCAGGAATTAAAGATACAACTATTTTGTCAACAAACCTGTTGAACATACCTGGCATTAGTAAAAAATTTATTAACTTTAATTTTCCCGTTCTTTTTGTAGACAGTTTTATTTCAGATGGACCAAATCAAATTGCCTCTGATTTTGCAAAGGACTATGAAAGTATTTTTAATGAGAAACCTTCTCAGATTGAAATCTCGGCTTATGATTCTGGTTTAATTCTGAGGCAACTGATTTTAAAGGGTTCTGACACCAGAGAAGATCTTGGCCTAAAGTTAACTCAACTTAAATCATTTCCTGCAAGTTACGGACAGCTAAATGTGACCTCAACCAAAGAAGTTTTAAAGCCTCTCATCACCTTAACTCTAAAAAAGGGTGAAGTTTCGATTTTTAAAAATTAA
- the grpE gene encoding nucleotide exchange factor GrpE: protein MSSNQQPNSSNSDDTTSDQNENPLNSNSTDLNSETTKLLEEVDKFKNDYLYLKAEFENYKRHSIKERSELLKYGAERFIKDLLGVLDNFERAMQMKVTADNFQTFVKGIDLTSSELKGLLTKHAVVEIPSEGKPFDPNIHEALSAEPTDKLPPGYVVKVFQKPYKYQEKIIRPGQVIVAMAPSKNSESN, encoded by the coding sequence GTGAGTTCAAATCAACAACCTAATTCTTCAAATTCCGATGATACGACCTCTGATCAAAATGAGAATCCACTAAACTCAAACTCGACAGATTTAAACAGTGAAACTACAAAACTTTTAGAGGAGGTGGATAAATTTAAGAACGACTACCTCTATTTAAAAGCAGAATTCGAAAACTATAAACGACATTCTATTAAAGAGCGCTCTGAACTTTTAAAATACGGAGCTGAAAGATTTATTAAAGACCTTTTGGGCGTCCTTGATAATTTTGAAAGAGCCATGCAAATGAAGGTAACTGCCGATAACTTTCAAACTTTTGTGAAAGGAATTGATCTGACCTCTTCTGAATTAAAGGGCCTCTTAACTAAACATGCCGTTGTCGAGATTCCTAGCGAAGGCAAGCCCTTTGATCCAAATATTCATGAAGCCCTCAGTGCTGAACCTACGGATAAATTACCCCCTGGTTATGTTGTAAAGGTTTTTCAAAAGCCCTACAAATATCAAGAAAAAATCATTCGACCGGGACAAGTTATTGTGGCAATGGCCCCATCAAAAAATTCTGAATCTAATTAA
- a CDS encoding DnaJ domain-containing protein: protein MAKQDFYHLLGVSRTASDEEIKKAYRKLAIQFHPDRNPDDKKAEEKFKEISEAYETLSDPKKREVYDQFGHTQSGGNPFGAGGNPFGGGNPFGRGSGGPSQGGDPFQDIFGDVFSEIFGANRNGGSPSGGGYQSQTRRKHQRGADLRYTLSISLEEAALGCEKPIHFVRNRGSKEENAKLAVTVPAGVKENQKLKLTGEGDSSTSGAAGDLYVIIQIQEHPLFQRDENDIILNLPIHFLDAILGTAVEIPTLTGKVLIKIPPGTHTGQILRVKGKGLPKMGGFGGGDMLVKVLVDIPNEISPADKELFNKLSQAALETPMVKEYKEKLIRLGKFK from the coding sequence GTGGCGAAACAAGACTTTTATCATCTTTTGGGTGTTTCTAGAACAGCCTCAGACGAAGAAATTAAAAAGGCTTATCGCAAGTTAGCTATTCAATTTCATCCTGATCGAAATCCTGATGATAAAAAAGCCGAAGAAAAGTTTAAAGAAATTTCTGAAGCCTATGAAACATTAAGTGATCCCAAGAAAAGAGAAGTCTATGACCAGTTTGGACACACTCAATCTGGTGGAAATCCTTTTGGCGCCGGAGGAAACCCCTTTGGGGGCGGCAATCCTTTTGGTCGAGGTTCAGGAGGACCTTCTCAAGGTGGTGATCCGTTTCAAGATATCTTTGGCGATGTTTTTAGCGAAATTTTTGGAGCCAATCGCAATGGCGGTTCGCCCTCTGGTGGTGGCTATCAATCTCAGACCAGAAGAAAGCATCAACGTGGTGCTGATTTAAGATACACACTGAGTATTTCTTTGGAAGAAGCCGCTCTGGGATGTGAAAAACCCATCCATTTTGTCAGAAATCGTGGTTCCAAGGAAGAAAATGCAAAACTTGCAGTTACTGTTCCTGCGGGAGTCAAAGAAAATCAGAAATTAAAGTTGACTGGTGAGGGAGATTCATCAACCTCCGGAGCCGCTGGTGATTTATATGTAATTATTCAGATTCAAGAACATCCTTTGTTTCAACGGGATGAGAATGATATCATATTAAATTTGCCTATTCATTTTCTAGATGCCATTTTAGGAACGGCTGTAGAAATTCCCACGCTCACAGGAAAAGTGTTGATTAAAATTCCGCCTGGCACTCATACGGGTCAAATTTTACGAGTTAAAGGAAAAGGTCTTCCTAAAATGGGTGGTTTTGGAGGCGGAGATATGTTGGTAAAAGTGCTTGTTGATATTCCCAATGAAATTTCGCCAGCAGATAAGGAGCTTTTTAACAAGCTTTCTCAGGCAGCTTTGGAAACTCCCATGGTCAAAGAATATAAGGAAAAATTAATTCGTCTAGGAAAATTTAAATAA